TAGAGACAAGCATCACATCCTGGATAAATCTTctactcttcttctttttgattGCCATAGTGCCCTCCGAGTACAACTACACAATAAGAAACACCCACCTTGACCTTTGTCTTCTTTATATCATCAAACTCCATGAAGAGATTCTTGTTGCTAATCATGTGATTACTACATCCATtgtcaacaaaacaaatatcATCTTCTTTGTCTTCAGTCATAGCTGTATGACATGCATAGAAAAGACTAGCAtctttgtcttctttttctACATAGTTTGCAACTTGGTTGAGTTTCACATTACAATCTTTTTGTAATTGGCCAAATATACCACATCTAGGACACTTTGGTTTCCCTTTAAACCTATAAGTATCCTCATAATGATTCTTCCCATTACAAATTTTGCACTTTTCTTGTATGGAAGATGGCCCTAAATAGGAATTCTTCTGAAAAGTTCCTTTCCATTTGAAATTCTGATTCTTTCCTTTCCAATTCTTGTTTGGTTGAATAATTTGGCTTGCTTTGTTCTTTGTTGAGATGAAGATGGACTCTACTCCTTCCTTTCACATCCACTGTAAGTGCTTGAAATGCACTCTCAACTGAGTATTTAGCATGCCTATCTAATATATGATCAAAGGATTGAAGTGAACTCTTTAACTCTCGAATAGACAAGGAACTCAAATCTTTAGTTTCCTCAATGAAACTCACAATAGAATTATATTGTTGAGGCAAAATAATCAATATTTTCTCAACAATTCTTCTATCACTTATCTTCTCACCATatgatttcattttatttataacATCATTGATTTTATTCAAGTAATCTTTCAACAATTCATTTTCCTTCATCCTAGCATATTCAAAATCTCTTCTAAGACTCTGCAATTTTACAAACCTTACCTTCTCTgcacctcttttttttttttttctccaagaCATCTCGCGCTTCCTTGGCTTTCATCTCGTTCGAGACCCTCGTAAAGATTTCATCTGAGAGGCATCTCTAAGTGAAGTAGAGAGCTCTAGCATCCTTCTTGAGATTTTCTTCTAGAAGTGCCTTATCTGCTGTAGATAACTCTACACCTTACTTCGGTTCAACAACCCTAACACTGATAAATGACCATAGCCCAAAAGTTGTGAATAAGGTCCTCATCTTTACTCTCCAATGTCATAATTTTCACCATCAAAGATTAGAGATGAGAGATTGTTATCATTGTTGCTGCTATTTTTTATTCCTTCGAATTTGAAAGTTAGGGTTTCTaagaaataaaaccctaaattgaAGAACACAAGGTAACTCCATAACTTGGTTGATCCAacaaagctctgataccatgttgaattTTTTGTATCAAGCTAGAATATTTGCTCATGTAACAACCCGTCTCCAATTAttacaatttttataattttaaaatacaaaattatgaaaatgcccttcgaggaaaaatgttgacttttgttgactgcaTCGTCGTGTCAAGTAAGATTCATTCCCTTGGCGTAGCCCCATAGTACTTGTCGTTACGAACTCGTGGGCACAAGCGGAATTGAATTTGAAGCTAAAACAAAGATTTTACAGGATTCAAAACGTAAGggcattttgttaatttttcaagTAGAGATATTTTCCACCTTAGACCACCCCCGAGCTGACACGTGGTAGTTCCTTCCCCAATCTTCTAGAactttctccctctcttttctctctcggatttctctccctctctctggagctccctctttttctctctcatccTTTATCTCTGCAACCCCCTCCCCGAGTCACCTACTCTGGCCACTATCACAGCCTTGCTCGATGACACCCTATCATTTCTCTCAGCTCTCTTTCTCTAATAGACACCCATCTCTCTCATCTCCTCTATCTGCAATCACCAGCGCCAAACCATGCCTATGTCACCACTCAGCTCCGATGACAGCGTCGAGATTCCCTTTTCCCCATGAACCAACGCCACATATATTTTCTCCCCCTTTCTTTTCACGATCAACTCTGCAACAATGTTAACGTGGCGGAATCGCCATTTTCTTCGGCGAGTTAACTTAGAACCCAAAAACCAAGGTGAGCTTGATTGAATAGGAATTTCCTTAGTTTTTGGTGATATTCTCTTGCTATATGGGTGGATTTTGGGTTGAAGATCAAGGGTTTTAACCCTGTTAGTATATGTCAtttgttttctagttttttGGCGAGGGTTCGTTGACTTTCGAGTGGTTTTACGATCAAGTCCGACCACAGCGTGAGACCACGGAGGTATAATCTCATTCCTTATCTCCCTACCTTCATTTTGGCTTTTAAATCATTGAAAACAGTGTAGATTTGACCCCAATCGGAGTAGGGAAATTTTCCCGACCACTTTCCTTACATTTCCCTACTAAAAATCTGGTTTCCTTCTTCAATGCGTCCGGTGACCCGCAATCTAATTCAGGTCGACCTGACCCGTAGCTTTAAACCAGGCCCAAATCTAATTTGTATCTGGTCCAATCCACAAACCCATTTACCTAGGCCCAATTTATTAACCTTTAGCCTAACCCGATCCATTCCTTTAAGCCCAGAACCTATATCCAAACTAGATCCAACCCAGCCTAAACCAGCATCTCGGCCCAACCCAACAACCCTAACCGGATCTGACCCATTGACCCGACCTTTGACTTTCGTTAACCGTTAATCGTCAACGTTAACTTTTGGGTTgactttttcaaattttggcaaagacccctcctaggctaatttcaacATCCTAATTCCAAATCCAccgtccgttttcccaaattctaaTGTTTTTGTagagttttactaaatggtCCCTAATTATGGTTAGGTGCATCGGTGGAAAGTGACTCCATCCTCGCTAGCTTAAGCGATTCTTAGGCAACAAAATATcagtgagtggaccccttctaaacttacatatttttataaaatattagcctaGCATGCATTTCACACTTCATGGTTTgaatatgttttatatattgtTTTCTAGATTTCTATATTTACGGTTTACGAGATAGATATGATTTATCGCACTTACGTTTTACAAAAGGTTATGAATTATGGGATTTTCATATATGGAATTCTATGGATTTACAAATGTGAATTATCTTGGACTTATGTGTTGAGGttttgagcttttgagctccAGATTTGATGTAAgtttttgagatatgttttcagtgttatctagtgggttatcatcCAACACATCCACACAAGACGAGTATTATGACGTCTATGGCCACAGGACACAGTTGATGAGGAGTGAGATGAGATATTATGATATACTCCCAGCTTCACTGCCGAAAGCAATGTCGGACAGCTTCACTAGCAACGGCTAGTGTCGGTGTGTGATGTCTATATTTTCTTCTCCGACGTAACCCGAaatcgtacagcttcaccttcaggtgatggggcctaccatgtttcttcactggcataacccagtgtcgtacagcttcacctttggtGATGGACAGGTATTGCCTTCGgacgactatgatacccctaaaGAGTACAGTATTGATAAGATATATGGATTTGCCTTCAAGTGATGATAGTACAATTATTGAGCATGGTTTTAGTCATACTTGTTTTACGAATGATTTCATGGCATGCTAAGGTTTTCGGAAAAAGACATACATgtagagtgtgtgtgtgtgtgcgcgcgcgcctTCAAGTGATGATAGCACAATTTTTGAGCATGGTTTTAGTCATACTTGTTTTACGAATGATTTCATGGCATGCTAAGGTTTTCAGAAAAAGACATACATgtagagtgtgtgtgtgtgtgtgtgtgtgtgtacgttttcaaaataggggttagtatgttcataaagaaaatgattttcatattattagtattattataaactttggtccactcaccttttctgtttttgagcCCCCTCAGGATTTAGATTTGAGGCACACGATCCTGGCGGCAGGACACTCTCACTTAGGCATCTTCGAGTCTCCTCTGGGTAGGACCCATTCCTTGGTTCGTACCTTTCTCTGACAATTCCTTCACATTATTCTTGAGTaattgtatgctctgaacacgattTTGCATTAGTGTATCTCTTTCTAATTACCTATTTTTAGTGGTATGCATGTTTTAAATGGCTTTGTCATCCtcgggtgttggccagcacgtgcctaccctgATATTTGGACATATCGGGGTTGGAGTGTGTCAGCTCAAGATTTCATAAGAGATGTGTAAGGTTTGGATAAAAATGGAGAAGATTcaatggagagatttttttagagagagatTTTCTCTTCTATCAATACATTACCACATTCCTTAATACACTTTCACCTACTTGTCTGCAACCATGTTAGCTTTTCAAGACAAAAAGGAAAACACCAACGTGGGCCTTCACAAAGCTACACAAGTCATAATGTAATATTACACAAAATGACATTTGATGTTCTTATAATTACaactaaatattaattatatttaacaGGACTCTCATGCGCACAAGAAAGTTGTATTGTATAATATTTGTACACAATAACATAAGACGAGTAGAAGCAAAAAATTAAATCAGATAATTTTTATAACAAATATCATAGCTTAATAACTTGTTTGGGATACAAACTATCTGAAAACAACATGATATCCCACTCCACTTTATACAAGTGTAAACATGAGAAGTAACACTGGCCAAGAGGAAGAAATTAAGAGGCGAGCAGGAGCACACACCAGGACTCGACATCACGGGACATCAGAATAATGAGTAATTATATCGTCAAGATATATTATTATGGCGTTTCATAAACTACATGCCTGTTCAACGGTTTGAGTTTTGACCATATCCGTTCATATATATCAATCATCACACTTTGCCAAATTTAGAGCTCCTGACAGCAAGATTAATGGTATAATATCAACAACTACTTATCATAATCTAGTCGAAACAAGAACTTTGGTACTATCCTCATATCCTAACATGTCCAACTATTTATACCCAAATATGGCAAAATTAACAAGGAGGTACAGAGTTTCAGAAACTAGAAAAATGAAGATTAGGTCAAGTTGTTGAAACTGCAGCCTGGATTTGTTGCAGCTTGGAGCCTTTATAAACTGGGAACATTTTCGGATTTGAGATAACAAAGATATTCAAAGGATTTAATTCTTTCTGTAGTCATTCTTTTTGTTATAGTGGATTTATAAAAGATTTGTGAGAATTGGTTTAATATTCTCTAACTACAAAGAGCTTTAAGCCTTCAAAACTTTGTAGAGTGATGGCTGGAGGAGTGTATGTTGGCGGCGGAGGAGGGAGCAGCTATGAAGGAGGTGTCACCATCTTTGTGATATTCACTTgtgtggtggctgccatgggTGGTCTCCTCTTCGGATATGATCTCGGAATCTCAGGTAATTAGTTCTGTAATTTTCTCTTTGTTTAAGAGAATTGAGAGCATCAAGAGAAACAACTACTAATCGGGTTTTGAATATCGTGCGTATATGCAGGTGGAGTGACTTCAATGGAGTCGTTCTTGAGCAAGTTCTTCCCATCTGTGTTCCATAAAATGAAGAATGAGACTGCTAATCAAAACCAGTACTGCAAATTTGACAGCCAACTCCTCACATTGTTCACGTCTTGCCTCTACATTGCAGCCTTGGTTGCTTCCTTCTTTGCTTCATCAGTGACTAGGAAATTTGGCCGGAAAATCTCCATGTTTGTGGCAGGCCTTGTGTTTCTTCTTGGCTCTATCCTAAATGGTATTGCCAATAACATTATAGTTCTAATCATTGGTCGTCTCTTGCTTGGTATTGGTGTTGGATTTGCTAATCAGGTAACTATATCTTCTGTCTTTAATTACACGTTTATTAAAACACATGAACCTAATAGTAATAACGCATTTTAAACCGCATTATGTAAGAGATTATTGTTAGAATCTCACAGACTATGATCTCTGTGGTAAGAAATGAACTGAAAAAAAATGCTCAAAGAGTTGCAGAGAAAAGGTTCTCACAGAAAGTTgctttcattcattcacacctcACACAAAACGTGCGAGAGGTATATTACCgttagggagagagagattctCTCTCTATGATACAAAACTCAAATCCAACCATTCATGCAATCTACCCTATGAGATAGTTACATGTGTCAACACAAGTCACTAACTCTAAGATTACATCTTAGCTGTCCAATTGGAATGTAATCCAATGGCTGACATTTAAACCTGTAAACTGTAACTAAATACAAGTTTATTCAGCTAAAACACTTGTATTTCAACAGTTATGTATCAATTACCAACATATACCTCATAATGTGGTTTGTGTCGATTTTGCGTGAAAATATGATCTCTCTAGCATTCTTGAAACTTAGAGCTAGATTGGTAGCTAACTAATTCGAAATTGTCATGGTGATTTGCAGTCCGTTCCCGTTTATCTAGCGGAAATGGCTCCAACAAAGATTAGAGGAGCATTGAACATGGGGTTCCAAATGGCCATCACCATTGGTATTCTAATGGCAGGCCTTGTCAACTTTGGCACAGCCAAGATCAAGGGCGGATATGGCTGGCGAGTCTCTCTTGCTCTTGCAGCCGTTCCTTCCTTCATGATGACTCTTGCCGCAATATTTCTTCCCGACACTCCAAATTCCATCCTAGAAAGAGGTAACCCCGACAAGGCTaagaaaatgttgaaaaaaATCCGCGGCACCGACAACGTTGATAATGAGTTCCAAGACCTTCTTGCTGCTACTGACGCTGCCCAAAAAGTGGAAAACCAATGGACCAACATTACACAGCCGAGATATAGGCCTCAACTTGTCATTTGCATTCTCGTTCCATTCTTCCAGCAGCTCACCGGGATCAATGTAATCATGTTTTATGCACCTGTCCTTTTCATGACTTTGGGTTTTGGAGACGAAGCTTCCCTGATGTCCACAGTCATCACCGGGGGTGTTAACATGGTTGCCACCTTGGTGTCCATTCTCGCAGTTGATAAGTTTGGAAGAAGGGTGTTGTTCCTTCAAGGTGGTGTGCAGATGATCCTGTGCCAGGTACTTAAACGCATGATCAATTTCAGGAACACAAttatttgcctgctttaatttgtGAAGGACATTTTCTTACTAAACTTGCATTTTAGATTGCTGTTGGAGTGATGATAGGCATGAAGTTTGGTCTCAGCGGAGTCGGATCCTTTACAAAAACTGAAGCCAATTGGATCTTGTTCTCGATCTGTGCATATGTAGCAGCGTTTGCATGGTCTTGGGGTCCGTTGGGGTGGTTGGTGCCGAGCGAGATCTGCCCTCTGGAGATCCGATCAGCCGGACAAGCCATCAACGTCTCGGTGAACATGTTCTTCACTTTTATCATTGGCCAAGTCTTCCTCAGCATGCTTTGCCACTTAAAGTTTGGTCTGTTCTTTTTCTTTGCCGGTTTTGTGATCATTATGACCATCTTCATCGCTTTCTTCCTGCCCGAGACGAAGAATGTTCCGATTGAAGAGATGAATAGAGTTTGGAAAGCTCACTGGTTCTGGGGCAAGTACATCCCTGATGAGGCTGTCAATTTTGGTAGGCAAGACAAAGTTGTAGTTTGATTGAGTAAATCACAGTGGGGGATTTGTAAAAAATCCAAGCATCTGGGTTCTGatataacaacaaaaagttgACTAAGGAAAGAAACCAATCTCGTTAGACAGACAATTAGGGGATCGGCGGATGATAGTTGTGAATCCCTTTGTTTTGTCCTACTCATTTTCAAGTTGTAAATCAATAAGAATACACGACTCTTCTTTTTCAAACACAAATTATATGTGCATGTAGATCATATACAATCGATAATCATCAACTTCGCAACTAATATACCGCCCTTTTTACATTCATGTGCTGTAAGAACAGTCTAGATTCAGAGTAATCTTCCATATAATCACCCATCTAGGTGGAGAAGAAAAGAAGCGAAAATTCGAGGAGACAGAGTACTAATTCAACAAAATAAGGCAACATGTACTCAGAGGATAGTTTTCAAAAATTTACAGCTCAAATTATACAATCGAATGCAAAGTATAATATACCAtaagaaactaaaaagaaaaagagaaagggaTTACTCATATTACACAGATTGAACCTGATGGAATCTGGCATATCTTCAAATTTAATGGAACTGGAACTATGCAACTGACATTGACTCCAACAAAGCATCTACATACTCTTGAAGCTTTGCTTTTGTAATTGCGCCTTCTCTCCGACTTTCTGGAACTTCCTGTCCATTTTTGAAGAGAATCAAAGCCGGCAACCCATAAACTTTGTATTCTTCAATCAGTTTTGGGTTTGCATCATGATCTATCTTAACAACGGTTAACCTGTCCTTGTATTCCTGAGTGCAACAAATAAGCTTATATTTCAGATAACTTCTTTAGTTTGGACACCAATCAAAGGCAAATTGATACCACATCTTGAAAGATACTACTTGTCCTCCCTATCCCTTTACAACATTTCCAAGTTCCAAAATGATCTTCATATTAAAAGACTATGATATCGCTTCTGTGTTTCTTTACcgaaaagaattcaaaaatcatATCTGGATGAGAGACTATTAGAGTCTTTTTGCGAATGCTTTGGAAAAGACTCAATGGGCTTCCAATTAACGAAAAGCACTTCTACCAGTGTTTGACATAAATAACTGAAAACGCTTCTAGATTCTAAACGCACTATTTGGAGCTTCATGGGGTCTTCACGAATCacttccaattgcttttcaggCAACACTCGGATTTTTAGTAAAAGTTTTGGTGTGCTTCTAGTAGGAAGCTCGTATGAGCAGAAGTGCTTATCATTTACACATTATTACATTAGTTCAACGCCAAATCATACAATATTAAACAGAAAACGAAAGGCTCacacttaaataaataaacaaaattttaccCAACTCCAAGTCTCCAACCAAACTATTCTCTTGTGTGTTACTTGCGTAGATTCCATCAACCAATACCCCTTTGCATTTCTTCATTAGATTTTGATCATACCCAATCAACTTCTTGAGCTAAATTTTTATGCCTACTAATTAATACAATTTAAGTTGGAAATTAAGCATTGTATTTCTTGTAATCTTTCtctgaaaatatgtttaactCGAAGACTAAAACTTTTCCCCGGTTTTCATAATTCCCTTCAAAATTTACTACATACAATACAAACAATGACTATGCTCCAAAAAgtcggagagagagagagagagagaaagagagagggaaagagagaggaacCTGAGCGAGCCATTCCATAGCAGGGGAGATTAAGCGGCAAGGACCGCACCAACTGGCGACGAACTCGACGAGAACCGGACGGTCCGAGTTAAGAACCGAATCCTGGAACTGGGTCTCGTCAATTTCCTGAATCCCAGCACTCGAAGCAATTGAAAACTTGGGAACTGTACGAACTGCACGAGCAGAAGAAGAATAGTTTCG
This Pyrus communis chromosome 6, drPyrComm1.1, whole genome shotgun sequence DNA region includes the following protein-coding sequences:
- the LOC137737895 gene encoding sugar transport protein 10-like, with product MAGGVYVGGGGGSSYEGGVTIFVIFTCVVAAMGGLLFGYDLGISGGVTSMESFLSKFFPSVFHKMKNETANQNQYCKFDSQLLTLFTSCLYIAALVASFFASSVTRKFGRKISMFVAGLVFLLGSILNGIANNIIVLIIGRLLLGIGVGFANQSVPVYLAEMAPTKIRGALNMGFQMAITIGILMAGLVNFGTAKIKGGYGWRVSLALAAVPSFMMTLAAIFLPDTPNSILERGNPDKAKKMLKKIRGTDNVDNEFQDLLAATDAAQKVENQWTNITQPRYRPQLVICILVPFFQQLTGINVIMFYAPVLFMTLGFGDEASLMSTVITGGVNMVATLVSILAVDKFGRRVLFLQGGVQMILCQIAVGVMIGMKFGLSGVGSFTKTEANWILFSICAYVAAFAWSWGPLGWLVPSEICPLEIRSAGQAINVSVNMFFTFIIGQVFLSMLCHLKFGLFFFFAGFVIIMTIFIAFFLPETKNVPIEEMNRVWKAHWFWGKYIPDEAVNFGRQDKVVV
- the LOC137737896 gene encoding thioredoxin X, chloroplastic — its product is MDTVVSKSALLSIPIASLPPVRTVTSSSYSNKLFSGFFYGSASRIRQVGFRNYSSSARAVRTVPKFSIASSAGIQEIDETQFQDSVLNSDRPVLVEFVASWCGPCRLISPAMEWLAQEYKDRLTVVKIDHDANPKLIEEYKVYGLPALILFKNGQEVPESRREGAITKAKLQEYVDALLESMSVA